Within Cellulophaga sp. L1A9, the genomic segment GATCTTTGGCGACAAAAAATACGTTGAGCGTTGCGATGGCAAAAGTGGTTGTTTTTATACCACCACCTGTAGAGGCTGGCGATGCACCAATCCACATTAGAAAAATCATAAATAAAATACCAGGAATGCTAAAATGGGCATAGTCTACAGTATTAAAACCTGCAGTTCTTGCAGTTACAGATGAAAATAATGAGGTTGTAATTTTTCCAAACCAAGTGGTATGTTCTATTAAGTTTGTGTGTTGTTCAGATATTAAGAAAAACCCGGTTCCTGCAACTATTAAAATTAGTGACGTGTACAGGACAATTTTAGTATTCAATAGAATAATTCTTGAAATAAATATTTTATTTTTCGACCGAAATAGGTTCGTAATAAAACGTTTTAGGTATTGTATGATGTTATATGCGATATGATAACCTAATCCTCCAAAAATAATAAGTCCCATAACCACCCATTGCAAATAATAGTTAAATCTAAGATTGATATCGTTCAACCCCATAGATTCTAATGAGAAGCCTGCGTTACAATAGGCAGATATGGCATGAAATACAGAAAAGAATATCTGGTTTGGTATTTTTTCTACTTCTGGTAATGAGGTGTAAATTAATACAGCACCTAAGAATTCAATAAATAAAGAAAATGCAACAACCTGCATTACCCTTTTCATGATACCCCCAAGTTCATCGTTATTCCCCATAATATCTTTCATATAGAGGCTTTCTCTAAAAGATGATCCTGTTTTAAAAAAATAAGCAAAAAATGAGGTAAATGTGAGCATTCCCAATCCGCCTAGCTGAAAAAGAAACATCAGTATGGTTTGGCCGAACGAGGTAAAATCTTTCGCTGTGTCAACTACGATTAAACCGGTGACCGATGTTGCGCTCGTTGCAGTAAATAGTGCGTTTATAAATGAAATTCCATGAGTAGTAGAGGCGGGTAACATCAGCAAAAAGGTACCGCCTAGAGCTATAATAGCAAAACTTCCTACAAATAGAATAGCAGGGTTAAAGTAAATGGCATATATTTTTCGAACTAAGAAAGAAACGCGAATAAAAAAGTAGATTAAAAGCCCATATTCTATAACGTACCTAACATTAAAGAAACTATCAAATAAGGAATATTCAAAATCGCTTATGATCGTAATAATCTCTACAATAACTAAGATAGAAAGGTAATATAGATTTATTTTGGGGCTAATGCTAGATACACGTTGCCTTTTGAAGAGTCTGTATTTGTAGAGGTTAAATAGAATTAAGGCTAATACTAGTGTGGGCAGTACAATTAGTTTATACTGTCTTAAATCTTGATAGTCTTTAAAACCAAAGTCGTAAATTAAAAAGATTACCAAGCCAAGATCTAAAAATAGAACGGCAAGGCTAGATAATCTAACTTTATTCCACATGTTAAACAGTATAAAATTACTGGTAGTCTTTATTGACTAGGTCAATAACAGACTCTAAGGTAGGCATTTTTGAAATATGAACTTTTGAAAAATGTTTTTTAGCTTCGGCCGCCGTAGTATCACCAATACAATACGCAACAACATCTGTTGTATTTTCTTGAAGGTAGCTTTCTATAGTAGAAGGACTGTAGAACAGTACGCCTTTTATAGATGCATCTACTTTCATTGGCGATTTTTTGGTGCTATACGCTTCAATTTCTGTAAGTTCAATTTTATGATCTGCTAAAATAGTTGGTAAATCGTCTAGACGTAAGTTGCTACAGAAATAAGTTGCTGTGGTTCCTTCTATGTTGTCTACAAGGTAATCTGCCAATTCTTTAGCGCTATTTTCAAAATGAGTTACCTTCCCGATACGTTTTTCTATTAAACGTTTGGTTTTGCGACCTACGCAATAGATATTTTCAAATTTAAGTTCGTCAGGATTAATGCTAGCTATAAGTGCTTCAACGGCATTTTTGCTAGTAATAATAACATTTTTGTGGCTTGCTTTAAGCTTTAACCTTGGAATTCTATTTAGGCTTATTTGAATAAAGTCTTCTGAGGCTACCGTGATATCAGTAGTAAAACGTTCTACTTGTTCTGTAGTTAGTTTTTTGGTAGAAAATACTTCTGGGTTTTTTGTTACCCCTGCAATTTGACTCATGAGTAGCTTTCCGCCGCGACTAAAAACACGTTCTACGCAGGCTTCTGCTAGATTCTCATGTTTGCCGAGCTTCGAAGTGAATTCAACTTCAATTCTTTTCTTACCATCTACGCTAAGTAAAACTCCTTTTAAACTTATATTGGTGTCTTTAATTATCGCTAAGGCTCCGATGGGAGCAGTACAGCCACCTTCTAAAAGGTTTAAAAATTTGCGTTCAAGAGTGGTGCAAATTTCAGTTTCTTTATGGTTCAGTTCAGCACAAGCATTTCTTGAAAATTCGTCATCTTCTAGCGCAACGACAACTACTGCGCCTTGAGCAGGAGCAGGTACCATCCATGTTAACCCAATGGTGTTTTCAAATTCTAAACCAACGCGCTCTAAACCTGCGGCGGCAAAAATAGCAGCATTCCAATCGTTATTTTCTAGTTTTTCTGCTCTTGTATGAACGTTTCCACGTAAATCTACAACCTCATGGGTTGGGTATCTATTAAGCCATTGCGCTTTTCTTCGCAAACTACCTGTTGCAATAACAGCTTCTTTTTGGCTAAGAAATTCTTCATTATTCTTAAAAGCAAGAATATCCATGTAATTGCCACGTTTTAACACGGCAGCTTGTACAATACCTTTGGGTAAAACCGTTGGTACATCTTTCATGGAATGTACGGCAATATCAATTTCGCCTTTAAGCATGGCGATATCAAGGGTTTTGGTAAATACACCGGTAATGCCTAACTCATGAAGAGGTTTGTCTAAAACCAAATCACCCATAGACTTAACAGGTACTAATACCGATTGGTATCCTTGTTCCTTTAATTGTTTTTGTACAGTTTTTGCTTGCCATAGTGCCAGTTCACTATCACGTGTTCCAATGCGGATTATCTTACTCATTTACTTTCTACTTCTAATTGAAACACTTTTTGAATTAATGCTAAACTATTATCAGCATCAATATCATCGCCTTTTAAGTGATTTGCGAATTGTTTGGTTATTTTTTGAATGATGCGTTCAGAGACAATATCTGCTTGAACGGAATTAAAATCTGATAGCTTTTTACTTTGAAAGTTGAGTTCTTCATCTTTCATTATTTTAAGCTTCTTTTTTAATGCTTTTATTACGGGTGCAAATTTTCTGGTTTCTAGCCATTGAATAAATTCATCTTTTATTTGCTCAATAATGGCTTCAGCTTCAGGAATAAATTGCTTTCTTTTTTCTAAAGTTTCATCCGTCATTTGTGAAAGATGATCTAGATGAATTAAGGTTACGTTCGGCAACTCTGTAACATCATCGGCAACATTTTTCGGGATGGATAAATCTAAAATTAATAAAGGTTTTTTAGTGTATATTAATTCCTTAGAAATTGTGGGTGTTTGTGCACCTGTAGCTACAATCAATACATCAGTATTTCTGATTTCTGTTTGTAAATCTCCGTAATCTTTTACAATTAAGTTAAATTTTCCAGCTACCTTCTCTGCCTTATCTTTAGTTCTATTGATAAGTGTTATATGAGAATTAGCCGTATGCTTAATTAAATTTTCACAAGTGTTTCTTCCAATTTTTCCTGTTCCGAATAATAAAATATTCTTGTTCGAAATTTCAGGTACATTTTTCATAATGTACTGAACAGAAGCAAAAGAAACCGAAGTTGCGCCAGAAGAAATCTCTGTTTCGTTCTTTATTTTTTTACTTGCTTGAATGACAGAATTGCACAAGCGTTCTATAAATGGATTGGCAATTTCTCGTTTTTTAGAGCGATTAAAACTTTGACGTAATTGACTAATGATTTCAAAATCGCCAAGAATCTGACTATCTAATCCTGTGCCTACTTTAAATAAATGACTAATAGCGTCATTGTTTTTATAGACATAAGCTACTTCTTGAAATTCTTCAACAGTACCTAAAGTGTTGTCGCAAAGTAATTTTATAAGTTGAAAGGGATGTTGTGCAAAACCATATAATTCGGTTCTATTACAAGTTGACGTGACCAATAAGCCATCAATACCTTGGCTCTTAGCTTCAACCAACAAACTATCTATAGATGATTCGTTTAAACTGAACTTACCGCGAATTTCAGCATCTGCCTTTTTGTAATTTAGACCTATGGTGTAAAACGAGTTGTGTTTCGAAATATGATAATCTTTCATGAATTCTTTGCAATCGTGAGCAAAAGTACTCCCATGGTTTTGATAAAAGTAACGCTAGCGGAACAAATAGTGTCGTTTCAAGATTTTTAGAACCTTTTTCGATATTTATTCTACTATTTAGCTTATTTTTATAGGGAATATAAGACTACAACAGTATTAATTTAGAAGTATTCTAAATTGATGATAAAGATAATTTATACAGGTATGGATGAAATAAATGACGCTCAAGGTTCATTTGAAGAGGTGTTGATTGATGAAGGTTTTTTTGCACTAAAAATTCAGAATGATGGTGTTGATACTCAAAAAGTTAGCAAGGAAATAGACAGTTCGTTCATTCAATTTCATTTTTGTTTAAAGGGCAGTGCTAAGTTTATTTTTAATGATGGTCGGTATGCCTTAGAAGTGCCAGAGGAGAATTCATTGCTGTTGTATAACACTCAAGTAGACCTTCCGCTTAATCTTGAACTGAGTCCTAATTCATGGATGGTTTCTGTTGTGATGACTATTCGTAAATTTCATTCCTTATTTTCCAAAGAAGCGGATTACATCCCTTTTTTGAATAAAGACAATAAGGATAAGAAGTATTATAGTCAAGAAGGTTTTAGTCCTGCAATTGCTGTTATCTTAAGTCAGATGATGAATTATAACTTGCATCCTTCTATAAAAGAACTTTATATAAAAGGGAAAGTTTACGAGCTTATCTCTTTGTATTTTAATAAGAGTACAGATGCAGATTTAGAGCAGTGTCCTTTTTTGGTTGATGAAGATAATGTGCGAAGAATTCGTAAGGCAAAGGAAATTATTATTGCTAGAATGGCAGAGCCACCTACTTTAAATGAACTTTCTGATGAAATAGGTTTACCGCTGAAAAAATTAAAAGAGGGATTTAAGCAAATTTATGGCGATTCTGTTTTTAGTTTTCTTTTTGATTACAAAATGGAATATGCACGTAAAATGTTAGAAAGCGGCCAACATAACGTAAATGAAGTAGGTCTTAAAGTGGGGTACAGTACCTCTAGTCACTTTATAGCTGCTTTTAAGAAGAAATACGGCACTACCCCCAAAAAATATTTAATGTCATTAGCAGGATAAACACAATTTTGCTCGTTTTTGGGACATTAGTTATAGTCTTATCAGGTATAAATACCGATATTTAGATCTCATTAAATACACATATTATGAAATCCGTTTTTTCAGGAATCTTATCTTTGTTTGCATTAGTACTATTAAATTCTTGTGTCACGACAAAAGCTGTCGATCAGCAAGTGGTGCTAAATCATCCAGAGCCCTTAAAAATTTCAACATCTAAATTAGTGATTTTGAATCCTAAAGTTTTGGTTTTTACTAAAACAGCAGGGTATAGGCATGGTTCTATTGAAAAAGGAGTGGAAACAATTAGAGAACTTGGTTCAGAGAATAATTTTGAAGTTGTTGAAACGAGTGATTCATTACAATTTAATGCTGCAAATCTTAAAAAATACCAATTGGTTATATTTTTAAGTACTACTGGCGATGTTTTAGGAGATGAACAACAGGTCGCTTTTGAGAATTATATTAAGAGTGGCGGAAGTTACTTGGGTATCCATGCCGCTACCGATACGGAATATGAATGGCCTTGGTATGGAGAATTAGTAGGAGCCTATTTTTTAAACCATCCAAAACAGCAACAAGCAACTTTAGATATTATCAATGGAAATCACGCAGCTACAAAACATTTAGAGAGCACTTGGAGCCATTTTGATGAGTGGTACAATTTCAAAAATATTAATCCCGATATGAATGTATTGCTTAAGCTAGATGAAACGAGTTATGAAGGTGGTAAAAATGGAGATAATCATCCTATTGCCTGGTTTCATGAATTTGATGGCGGTAGAGCTTTTTATACCGGTTTAGGTCACGCCGATGCTGCTTTTGATGATGCTAATTTTAGACAACACGTATTGGGTGGAATAGAATGGTGCTTAAAGCGATAAGGCTTTAAGTATTTACTACAATGTATAAATTCGGTATACTGGTTTTTTAATTGGTATGCCGAATTTTATTTTTCAGGAAGATTTATAATTGTGTTTTGGGTTAAATAATTAAAAAGAGCAAACAGTTATTCGTTTAAATGAGATTAATAATGTGCCAGGTTGCTTTATTTTAATTGACCCGAACAACCATAATCCCAGTATTGTTTTTAATCCCTTTTAAATAATCTGCTAAAGGCTTTTCAGATACTTTAACCGCTCCAGAAGTAGAAGCGTGTAATAAGTGAATGCGACCATCTTTTTCTCTGGTGGCAATACCCGTATGTGTTATATCTAATCCTTTGATGGAAGTAGTAAGCGCTATAATATCTCCGGATTGTATTAAATGCTCATTAGCCGCAATAGTGTTCTTTTCTAAAATGCAAAACTCCTGATTGTTTAAATACTGTTCAGAAGCTTGTATCTCTTTTAGGTTTGCATCGTTATCTTTTAAATAAGGATACAAATCTCGATGTGTGCTCATGAAATTAATCTCCTTTTGTATAGGAGTTCCGCCAATTTCAGCAGTTATATCCGTTACCAATCCCTTAAACTGATTGTTTGCTATCCATTCTGTAAAGTAATGTAAACGTGAGGAGTAAC encodes:
- a CDS encoding TrkH family potassium uptake protein; the protein is MWNKVRLSSLAVLFLDLGLVIFLIYDFGFKDYQDLRQYKLIVLPTLVLALILFNLYKYRLFKRQRVSSISPKINLYYLSILVIVEIITIISDFEYSLFDSFFNVRYVIEYGLLIYFFIRVSFLVRKIYAIYFNPAILFVGSFAIIALGGTFLLMLPASTTHGISFINALFTATSATSVTGLIVVDTAKDFTSFGQTILMFLFQLGGLGMLTFTSFFAYFFKTGSSFRESLYMKDIMGNNDELGGIMKRVMQVVAFSLFIEFLGAVLIYTSLPEVEKIPNQIFFSVFHAISAYCNAGFSLESMGLNDINLRFNYYLQWVVMGLIIFGGLGYHIAYNIIQYLKRFITNLFRSKNKIFISRIILLNTKIVLYTSLILIVAGTGFFLISEQHTNLIEHTTWFGKITTSLFSSVTARTAGFNTVDYAHFSIPGILFMIFLMWIGASPASTGGGIKTTTFAIATLNVFFVAKDQTYIEIGTRRIAAQSVRRAFAIMAISLASIGSGILFLLIFNPEFSLIQIAFEVFSAFSTVGVSMGITSSLSGASKIILIMLMFLGRIGLLNLMIGLLKNVNQADYSYPEENILIN
- the hemA gene encoding glutamyl-tRNA reductase, which produces MKDYHISKHNSFYTIGLNYKKADAEIRGKFSLNESSIDSLLVEAKSQGIDGLLVTSTCNRTELYGFAQHPFQLIKLLCDNTLGTVEEFQEVAYVYKNNDAISHLFKVGTGLDSQILGDFEIISQLRQSFNRSKKREIANPFIERLCNSVIQASKKIKNETEISSGATSVSFASVQYIMKNVPEISNKNILLFGTGKIGRNTCENLIKHTANSHITLINRTKDKAEKVAGKFNLIVKDYGDLQTEIRNTDVLIVATGAQTPTISKELIYTKKPLLILDLSIPKNVADDVTELPNVTLIHLDHLSQMTDETLEKRKQFIPEAEAIIEQIKDEFIQWLETRKFAPVIKALKKKLKIMKDEELNFQSKKLSDFNSVQADIVSERIIQKITKQFANHLKGDDIDADNSLALIQKVFQLEVESK
- a CDS encoding N-acetylmuramoyl-L-alanine amidase-like domain-containing protein, whose product is MKLIYLVTLLFANLSFAQQITCSPQNRKAFEAKIKEIKTLEKSEIGNTLVAIGKTFLGTPYVSKTLEIGTTESLVVNLEGLDCTTFVENVLTFSLLKRSDSTSFDAFTKALETIRYKNGSLNGYSSRLHYFTEWIANNQFKGLVTDITAEIGGTPIQKEINFMSTHRDLYPYLKDNDANLKEIQASEQYLNNQEFCILEKNTIAANEHLIQSGDIIALTTSIKGLDITHTGIATREKDGRIHLLHASTSGAVKVSEKPLADYLKGIKNNTGIMVVRVN
- a CDS encoding ThuA domain-containing protein; translated protein: MKSVFSGILSLFALVLLNSCVTTKAVDQQVVLNHPEPLKISTSKLVILNPKVLVFTKTAGYRHGSIEKGVETIRELGSENNFEVVETSDSLQFNAANLKKYQLVIFLSTTGDVLGDEQQVAFENYIKSGGSYLGIHAATDTEYEWPWYGELVGAYFLNHPKQQQATLDIINGNHAATKHLESTWSHFDEWYNFKNINPDMNVLLKLDETSYEGGKNGDNHPIAWFHEFDGGRAFYTGLGHADAAFDDANFRQHVLGGIEWCLKR
- a CDS encoding helix-turn-helix transcriptional regulator; this translates as MIKIIYTGMDEINDAQGSFEEVLIDEGFFALKIQNDGVDTQKVSKEIDSSFIQFHFCLKGSAKFIFNDGRYALEVPEENSLLLYNTQVDLPLNLELSPNSWMVSVVMTIRKFHSLFSKEADYIPFLNKDNKDKKYYSQEGFSPAIAVILSQMMNYNLHPSIKELYIKGKVYELISLYFNKSTDADLEQCPFLVDEDNVRRIRKAKEIIIARMAEPPTLNELSDEIGLPLKKLKEGFKQIYGDSVFSFLFDYKMEYARKMLESGQHNVNEVGLKVGYSTSSHFIAAFKKKYGTTPKKYLMSLAG
- the hemC gene encoding hydroxymethylbilane synthase, with the translated sequence MSKIIRIGTRDSELALWQAKTVQKQLKEQGYQSVLVPVKSMGDLVLDKPLHELGITGVFTKTLDIAMLKGEIDIAVHSMKDVPTVLPKGIVQAAVLKRGNYMDILAFKNNEEFLSQKEAVIATGSLRRKAQWLNRYPTHEVVDLRGNVHTRAEKLENNDWNAAIFAAAGLERVGLEFENTIGLTWMVPAPAQGAVVVVALEDDEFSRNACAELNHKETEICTTLERKFLNLLEGGCTAPIGALAIIKDTNISLKGVLLSVDGKKRIEVEFTSKLGKHENLAEACVERVFSRGGKLLMSQIAGVTKNPEVFSTKKLTTEQVERFTTDITVASEDFIQISLNRIPRLKLKASHKNVIITSKNAVEALIASINPDELKFENIYCVGRKTKRLIEKRIGKVTHFENSAKELADYLVDNIEGTTATYFCSNLRLDDLPTILADHKIELTEIEAYSTKKSPMKVDASIKGVLFYSPSTIESYLQENTTDVVAYCIGDTTAAEAKKHFSKVHISKMPTLESVIDLVNKDYQ